The following nucleotide sequence is from Acyrthosiphon pisum isolate AL4f chromosome A2, pea_aphid_22Mar2018_4r6ur, whole genome shotgun sequence.
tttgACATTACCAATAAGTTATCCAGTAATCACTACCGGATGcaagtacttgagtaaaaatGCACACTGACAATAGACTCAGTACTTTACAATAGCGGCCACCGGCGAAAATATACGATGAATAGATAGAAAATCCGACATCCCCTGAAGAACGCGTTTCAGCCATGTTAACCGGTTCAGCGTGAACATCGTTGGTCTCGGTTTCTTCGACGGGCGACTCAACATTGGATACGGACAACTTTTGTGCAGTATGTCCGGAATGTACTTCAGAACTTTCGATGgtggatttttcatttttacactCATTCTCGGTTAAAACTACTGTTTCCATTGAAGATCCCAGTAATTTTGTAAAGTCTAAACCAGAGCTTTGAAGTTCTTGATATGAACCCTCCACTGTAACTTTTGCCTgaagtaccaaaaaaaaaacaaacattttcaattaaaacttaCTGGGTGGtctatttaacgtaagacactcattatttaagAAGACACcaacattttagaaaatatttattttacatacctaatttGAAGTCTACCTAGTAACCCTAtaaaaacagtatttaaaatttagatgagAGAAGTAGCTAGGGAACCAATATTTTGCAGAGTAGAgtgattaaacataaaatatttttaacttataagtgatttataactcataaagtcataactATACTCGTCTAAAttggaatatataatttaaaataactattatagttgaaaaaagtaaaaaaaaaaaggtgggtaagtggatgtcactctgctgtacagtaggttacaagtgggtcactgtataatggacagtattaaatttgaattcaatgatataatatcaatgtataagaaaaacgattctgagcggagacggtatatcagtctatgtattagatatatatatacttatctatggtattaaaaaaaaattgacctataataggtacctataataaattccaaattaatcatatcactatatccattaggtaacgcgttatacatcaacaaaaaaccgtggtactatcatagatatataatagtatactttagaagtttcaagtacccacgaataatattatgcaatcacaacaaaataactaaaatagttatcctaggtttttaatatgtaatttcgtccaaatttgtacttaaaatgactatcaaaataaactgtgtaaatgtattttttagattctttggtaacagaattaattacttacgtggaatcttgttttaaatttttaattcttagatacaaaaattgaacattttatacatttttaactacaaaataatttttcaaattaaaatttgataaattttgtcaaaatttgatctttaaatgcttataaaaaaaaattgtacctatgtttttttaatatatttcaactgatattgtaacaatatatcaggagctttgtattaaatttatacactttttggcccaacagataaaactttattgatatttatagaaaaaaaaactaaaaaaatttaaaactgaaaatgtccgtaaacagctcaaaaagagtcaacatttttcaaaattgtatggtgtataggaaatgctaatataaacattcagtaaaattttcatgtatctgcagttattcgtttttgaattacaacaaaataaggaaatcgctacatgagaaatcgagtgaatatccaatgtttaaaaatttgaatttcaaacgatcgtaaaaatttaatttgactttcttatagatattttttgtttgatcaaggtagataatcttataaggaatcttgtattacattttcatatcttagatttaaaaagaaaaatttttatgaatttctaactcgaaataatttgcaaattttcgtgatttttccatattttgtcattttttgaactttaaatgcttataaaaaaaaaggtgggtaagtggatgtcgctctgctgtacagtaggttacaagtgggtcactgtataatggatggtattaaatttgaattcaatgatataatatcattgtataagaaaaacgattctgagcggagacggtatgtcagtctaggtataagacataatattatattatagtctatagtattttaaaaaaattgatctataataggtacatataataaattccaaattaatcatatcataatatctattaggtacttataacgcgatatacatcaacaaaaaaccttggtactatcatagatatataatagtatactttagaagtttcaagtacccgcacgaataatattatacaatcacaacaaaataactaaaatagttatcctaggtttttaatatgtaatttcgtccaaatttgtacttaaaatgactataaaaataaactgtgtaaatgtattttttagattttttggtaacagaattaatacacttacgtggaatcttgttttaaattttcaattcttagatacaaaattgacattttataaatttttaNNNNNNNNNNNNNNNNNNNNNNNNNNNNNNNNNNNNNNNNNNNNNNNNNNNNNNNNNNNNNNNNNNNNNNNNNNNNNNNNNNNNNNNNNNNNNNNNNNNNNNNNNNNNNNNNNNNNNNNNNNNNNNNNNNNNNNNNNNNNNNNNNNNNNNNNNNNNNNNNNNNNNNNNNNNNNNNNNNNNNNNNNNNNNNNNNNNNNNNNNNNNNNNNNNNNNNNNNNNNNNNNNNNNNNNNNNNNNNNNNNNNNNNNNNNNNNNNNNNNNNNNNNNNNNNNNNNNNNNNNNNNNNNNNNNNNNNNNNNNNNNNNNNNNNNNNNNNNNNNNNNNNNNNNNNNNNNNNNNNNNNNNNNNNNNNNNNNNNNNNNNNNNNNNNNNNNNNNNNNNNNNNNNNNNNNNNNNNNNNNNNNNNNNNNNNNNNNNNNNNNNNNNNNNNNNNNNNNNNNNNNNNNNNNNNNNNNNNNNNNNNNNNNNNNNNNNNNNNNNNNNNNNNNNNNNNNNNNNNNNNNNNNNNNNNNNNNNNNNNNNNNNNNNNNNNNNNNNNNNNNNNNNNNNNNNNNNNNNNNNNNNNNNNNNNNNNNNNNNNNNNNNNNNNNNNNNNNNNNNNNNNNNNNNNNNNNNNNNNNNNNNNNNNNNNNNNNNNNNNNNNNNNNNNNNNNNNNNNNNNNNNNNNNNNNNNNNNNNNNNNNNNNNNNNNNNNNNNNNNNNNNNNNNNNNNNNNNNNNNNNNNNNNNNNNNNNNNNNNNNNNNNNNNNNNNNNNNNNNNNNNNNNNNNNNNNNNNNNNNNNNNNNNNNNNNNNNNNNNNNNNNNNNNNNNNNNNNNNNNNNNNNNNNNNNNNNNNNNNNNNNNNNNNNNNNNNNNNNNNNNNNNNNNNNNNNNNNNNNNNNNNNNNNNNNNNNNNNNNNNNNNNNNNNNNNNNNNNNNNNNNNNNNNNNNNNNNNNNNNNNNNNNNNNNNNNNNNNNNNNNNNNNNNNNNNNNNNNNNNNNNNNNNNNNNNNNNNNNNNNNNNNNNNNNNNNNNNNNNNNNNNNNNNNNNNNNNNNNNNNNNNNNNNNNNNNNNNNNNNNNNNNNNNNNNNNNNNNNNNNNNNNNNNNNNNNNNNNNNNNNNNNNNNNNNNNNNNNNNNNNNNNNNNNNNNNNNNNNNNNNNNNNNNNNNNNNNNNNNNNNNNNNNNNNNNNNNNNNNNNNNNNNNNNNNNNNNNNNNNNNNNNNNNNNNNNNNNNNNNNNNNNNNNNNNNNNNNNNNNNNNNNNNNNNNNNNNNNNNNNNNNNNNNNNNNNNNNNNNNNNNNNNNNNNNNNNNNNNNNNNNNNNNNNNNNNNNNNNNNNNNNNNNNNNNNNNNNNNNNNNNNNNNNNNNNNNNNNNNNNNNNNNNNNNNNNNNNNNNNNNNNNNNNNNNNNNNNNNNNNNNNNNNNNNNNNNNNNNNNNNNNNNNNNNNNNNNNNNNNNNNNNNNNNNNNNNNNNNNNNNNNNNNNNNNNNNNNNNNNNNNNNNNNNNNNNNNNNNNNNNNNNNNNNNNNNNNNNNNNNNNNNNNNNNNNNNNNNNNNNNNNNNNNNNNNNNNNNNNNNNNNNNNNNNNNcaaaaataaaaaaaaataaaaaaaaaacacacatcattgtaaaatcaatacattcatcgttccactcagaatctaaaatagataatgataaaaaaatagcaACCTTTTTTTTccagaaaaaatgttttttatgacATCAAATtatctaaacaaaatattttcaaaaacgttaatagttttcaaaataattagtgtcttacgttaaatggatcactcggtaggtatagtattatattattatacaaattatacagtaggtgtaatattttaatttaatatgcttACGTTTTCCATTAAAACAATTTGATCAACACTAGTCAAGTATTGTATTTGATGGGTTATTAGTATGCAAGTCTTTTCTTTTAGATActctttgaataaaaataatacagataTAGATCAATAcgaatatgtaggtaattacaatttttaaaatacataggtatgacacaaaatattttttaaatactattacctttaatacatttttcgaaCAAATGCTTGCCAACACGAGTATCCACCGCCGATAGAGGGTCATCCAATAAATAGATATCGGCTTGTTTGTATATGGCTCTGtcgtaaaatatttcaaaacgttacaataataaagaataataaaaataataataataatgaacacgAGTTCATAAAGATCAAAAGTGTCAAGTTATTATCACCTCGCTAAATTTATTCTTGCTCTCTGTCCTCCACTGAGAGACAATCCTCTTTCACCTACAACCGTCTGATCGCCATACCGAAATTgctcaaaatctgttttcagcgCACATACATCTATTACCTAAATGTCATAATCGAATggtacaaatttattatatagggaTATAGGGTACGTAATTCACTGTAACAGTGTAAGTACTAAATGATGTTTTCGTTCATAGAtcacacaattttaatataaaatatagaaatcgCTTACTTTGTTATAACGGTACTTGTCCATTGGtgaaccaaaaataatattttgtttaacagaACCTGAGAATAACCATGGTTCTTGCGATGCGTACGACACTATACCATGCACGGAAATACTTCCATCTACAAGTGGTAGTTCCTGTAAAATAGCTTGTATCAACGAgctctacaaaaaaaaaattgatcgttatgatataatatttattgattagatCGTTCGagataacttatatattattaaatatacttttccTGCCCCTACTGGACCAATTATTGCGACCAATCGACCGGGCGTTAcggttaaatttatattttctaaggtATTGTCGATTTGAGCGTCTGTCCACTTCGCTGAAGCATTCGATATGACTATGCCGAAATTACTTGATTGTACTGCAGTATCGTTCTCATTACTTATGTTATTCGACACAGTACcgtcgtttattatttttctacaaaCATCTGTTGATTTTGTTTGGATAGTCACTCGTTTATCATTTTCTTCGTGTAAAAGGAAATCctaaaaaattattctgttttttaatatacggagaaaaaatattattatttacaaataaatccaTGTACACCTCAATTCGTTTTATTGACACTAGCAATTCAGCAGTTAGACCAATGCCCGGTGGTAAGGCTACAGTCAATGTTCCtcgtaaaatgttataatacgaAGTGATTACAAACACCTAAacccaatataaaattattaaatatattttattcgaaaattaaaaatataataggagaAACTAAAGTATTACTTTCGATGCGGttatattgtttccaaataatatgtatgcaaaTAAATTCACAAATAATGAGATTCtagtattacataaaaaaaacgatgACAAAATTCCTTTTACATAAGCCGattctataattttgttcatttctttcctataatatgatacgtcattatatttatttgtatttaaattcgtctacatttattaggtacctatatattatattattatgtatattatgtactcataataatttcttactttctagcatattttgtaagattattaaaaaatggttcccaagtgtacatttttatcactTGTAAACCCGAAATGATTTCGTTCATTAGGTGTACTCGTTTGTCCGTTCTTTTTGCTGTTTGTAATCGAATTTCAGACGTTTTTGACCCCAGCCATACTTAAatgtcaaacaaaataataatttttaattaaaaacaattaggtatgctctattttttagaattaattttaaattatagagtCAATTGGTTTTGAATTGcgatgattaataataacttcCATACCATACCATACAAATTTAAACTcaaattgaaaaacatttacaaacaattatggtattaagtaggtaggtttaTCACGGTACTACCCGCGAATAAAAATAGTGATGACTGATGAACAATAGAACAAACtgatactataggtataaacgATGACCGTATTATCTGTCCGCAATAAatgtaaagtttatttttcacaaatatattaaaacatttataagttataatgtataatgtatatacttatagagtaggtatataatatatttttttaaatataacttgatAATTAAATGTACTCCGATTCATagaatacctattacctatactaacTTTGTAATGGTATAAATATAAGCAACGTAGCAACACCAAGTACTGACGACACACCAACTTCTTGCCATAAGAAATACGTCACTACGATTGTTTCTATAGGACCAATCCACAGAAAAGGCACATACAAAAGTGATATGTCAAATCGATTTACGTCGTTTGACATAAGGTTTATTATTTGACCGGTTGAAGCCTGATCGTAAGAATTAGATTTCAGTCGCAacgactaaaaataataataataatttattataatgttatacatttattgtatcATTAATACATGCTTAACTATGCTTaacaatagaataattatttttatccatcGTATGTGTTTAAgcattagataaataatattataatgtacctttttgtaaataatattgcaagTCGCCACACGAATTTTCATTGCAATATGAGATATTATCATATCAAAACTGTTATAAAGAATTGACCTCGTCAATAAAACTGTTATTAAGCCAATTGCTAAGTAAATTCCGTCTGAACTTTGATGAACTGATTTATTAGTTTCAAAATGTATCACTATTTTTCCAACAATAGTCGATATACCAATgctattcaaatataatatgaaaaaaaaaaggtaatttgtataattaatcaattgTATACCAAATCGATATAgtaatgtaataggtacctactacctatactacaattatacataaaatattaaaataggtaataactaattaacgTTTCTGATAATACGCATAGGTATACACTAGGCATTCCTACATTTTATCTACCTTAAACAAATTTCTAATATTGTTAATAGAATTCCAGTACAAATAAACTTTGCTCCAAACATTTGAATTAGTGTCCTTAAAAAACTCGGcttttgatttttcttttttgaatttatcaatTCCTCCTTCCATAAccttgtaaaaaatgtaaatagataaagttactgtttatttttgtattcgtCACATGTATGATGAATCGTTTACTTTTCTAATTTGTTGCCCAGTAATGCAGATGAATCTTCTTCCAAAATTGTGTATAAATCGATTAAatctaattctttttttaatccatttttaATGAGTTTCATAATccaacttaaaaaaatgcatataatatattattattgtaatagttaatatttatttaatacttaaaataatatgttgtgtatGTATAGGCGTATAGCATTAAATTTTGTAGAGATAtcgatattgttttaaataaatggcTTCATgagtacatataaaatataggtacatcgcaTAATATAaccaaagcaaaaaaaaaagtttcaacatTATTAATAGTAAGTTGGGATGCATTTTGAAAAGAGCAttcaatatgaaaataaattgcaaaatgTAATGGTACCTAAAAGAGCTAATTGCATGATTATTCATGTAACTCAAAAGTGCAAAACTGATttgtgcttatataatattatgtacctttacAATGAGATAAACGCACACAATTCCGTTTTATTGTCTGGTCCCCATAGATAACTAAAACCAGTTgcttattaattgtaatttactaGCAGAAGCTTATGTTAacctaactataattttttacataatgtttaaaaacaatggTTACTTTAAATAATGAACTGTTTCAGTACCTGCCTACGTAACGTTCAACGGCGTACCtaaaaatagttaggtatacttTGGTCCTAGGTAGGTTATAGGCTATATCAGTAGTCGTATCCTCCCCCTGAccaaattttgtatataataatatgaatattatttttatttttgtgatttttttattcaatctgttacaatataagaacaataagaacaattgatgactatgttataaaataaaaaggcaGACCTGGCGGAGTGTAGAGGCCTCCCAGCGGAGGTACTACGATATGAGTATGACTATAATTAGGCTAGCCGCTAGCAGGTCACGACACTACTGTCTTTTAAGTCTTTTAACTGGGTTACCTGGGATAGAAGCAGATGAAAGATTGGAGATTAAGGGATTCTTATGGTTGGTTAGGCGGCTATTGAAACGTTGGTAATGAGTTTTGGCTAGTTCAGAGACAAATGGTATTTTGAGATCAGAGTGGAGGGTTTGGTTTAGAGACATAGAATGGTGCTTTTAGAATTGTACGTAGTATTTTGGATTGGAATCTTTGAATGCGGTTGATGTTGGAAATTTTGGTAGCGCCCCATAGTTGAATCCCATAAGTCCAGATGGTTCTGAGTAGGAGTTTGTAAAGCAGGAGCTTATTGGAGAGTTTCATGTGCTTTGATGTTAGAAGTGGTCGGAGGAGTCGGAAGCGGTCATTAAGTGTACGGGTCTTGTTAATTATGTGAGGTTTCCAGGTGAGACGGCGGTCAATAAGAATACCAAGGTAATGTATATACTGCGCAGGAGGTAGTGGTTGATTATTGAAGTAAAGTGTTGGGCGTACTCCATGACGAAGTGAAAGGTTTGGTTTCATTCATTTTTACTCCCTATGTTTTGTACCACGATTCAAGGGAGTTGAGATGATCTTGTATGTAGGAGGAGGCTAAAACAGGATCTGGACTGCTTGTTAATATAGCTTTGTCGTCGGcacaatatgaattataatatgtgtaatgtgtatactgaatatgtctattaaaatcgtcataccccccccccccaaatgaaaAATCTTAGATATGCAACTGATATAAATCAATagaattttcattatttgtacCTATGCAGTATgcaatgataatagtaattcattacaaaatgtaataaatttaccTAAAAGTAATGATTTCAAGAATATTAGCTTTAGCCCTTGGATTGGATGGTTTCTCTTCTTTGGAAGTTGCGTccatatttttaatctaaaactgtaaaaaattttagattataaatgGTATTATGGACcttgcgtattttttttttaaattaaactaccaatcaaaataaaaccgtacctattttattaacattttgctatttatattattatcttggtAGATACCTAggaagttataacaatattattgatgatacatttaattatttctgcCAGTCCGGCTCAGACAGCCAAAGCGACAACTAGTGCGCCGCCGTAGTTTCGTAATGCGTCGCGTATCGTACCTTATCTTATCTTTTCAGTTAAATATCGCAACGAGGCATTAAAAACGTTTAATGGCCACGGTTTCACCAATTGTTCTTCTAAACAAAAATACAGTTCGTAGAAAGAAAACTATGGGAAATCCCACAAAGAGAGCTCTCTCGTCAACCACCTCAAACTCCCCGACCTACGAGGATAAGAAAAACAAAGTTTTCGTAACACCAAATCGTTTCGAAGTTCTAGGAATGGAAGAACAAGACAACGTTTTCGTGCAAACAGAATCTCAGCTCGCCTCACAAACTACCAAGACCTCGCCAGAACCGAGTAAGATAACACTCCCAAATATCGTATTAACAAACGTTACCGATTTTATAATCCTCAAAAAAGATTTAACTAGCATAGTTGGACCAGAGGGTTTCACATGCAAAGCTAATAGATCTAATATTATCGTTCGGTCAAACACACGTGAAAACTGGATGGCCATTAAATCCTATCTGATTGAAGCCAATTACGAATACCATTCTTATCTCCCCCGTTCCTCAAAACCTTTCCGAGTCGTGCTACGCCACCTTCACCACTCCACGCCTGCCGTGGATATTATAAACTACCTGAGTGATCTTGGGCACATAGTCAACAGTATCTCAAAAATAACACACCACACGAACAAGTTACCACTTcctttatttaatataggtctGGCCCGTAACAACAATAATCgagaaatattcaaaataacaaaaatattaaactcaaCAGTGAAATTTGAATATCCAAAAAGACGGTCCGATCCTTCTCAATGTCATAATTGTCAAAAATACGGACAAACACGTAATTACTGTCATCACTATCCACGCTGCGTGAAATGCGGATTAGAACACTCAACTGACGAATGCACAAAACAACGGGAGGAACCCGCAAAATGTGCAAATTGCGGCGGAAACCACACCGCAAACTACAAAGGATGCCAatcccttaaaaaaatattaaaccgcGCCAAGCCAACtaaagctaaaaaaataaatatagaaaaccaACCTATCTCAACACCTGCTATACCACCTCCTTCTCGAAGAAGTGGAAATGAAGCCCCCAGTCCAAACACAAAAGGAAAACCGTCATACGCCGAAATCGCAGCTAACAAACCACCACCCGATCAATCTCTACACATCATCACCTAATTCCTCGACGAACTAAAATCTATACTTAACCCCCTTCTTACTATTTTAACATccctaataaacaaaataacactCCCTATTACTCCTACTccataacacacacacacacacacacacacacacacacaccacaaaTTCCGTACATCAAAAcacatacacacaatatattatattacatttatataactaaattaaattgctattgttattgttatttaataaattataattaacttgttgtaacatgtaatatgttggtacattttaaatttaataaataaaaaaaaaaaaaaattatttctgccAAAAAAACGATATCAAaggtaaaaagtataaaaataaaatgtataagtataaataataaactaactaatataatacccatcatactaatatattttaaaatcttccTCTGCAaacagtataaatttaaaataaaataaatgctacaGTTTCacgatttttacaaaaacaaatattgtagaagtacctataggtacttaacatGTGAAGGTTATTTAGGTTTACTACAGGTTTATCTACTATAAGAATTATATTGAgagctaaaaatttaaaatactgatgttacaataggtatattggtaataaaatatttaaaagataaagTTGTATAACCTAATAACCcacaaatattgtgtattttataaattgtgtttgttaatacctacttaaaaagaTGTCaaacctgcatgtgttgtctccgtcttacaaatgtacaacatagcagaAATTGTTTTGCGCgagacaacttttatctttctgtgtttgtagtagtgaCTCCAAAATGtctgaacatatagggtggaaagttatctatgcaacagcgtgcccatattttataacacaaatagaataaaagttatttgtttctaaacatttggttttttttttttatttgcttatacaaaatgattggatagtgatttaaaaaaaatatatactaagaGTATCTACACTACATACAGATACATCGGTACATGTTTATGTCTTGTTTCTACTGAATATAGTTGGCATAAGAATGTCGATGTCAATCTGGTATTAGATATACGAGGAGACGAGGATTAAACTGTAGGTAACTTTTTAAtacgtgttaaaaataaacaagtttcaaagaccacaattatttattgagtacctatacattttttttaatttttaatttaagcgaCAGAATCGTCATTTACAACACTTTTAGTGATGAATAATAAAGAACGGTGTGTACTGAAATATGAAACGTACTCAAGAGTATCAAGAACTATGACCAATATACAATAAGGCACAAGAAAACTTTTttggataatgtgtttttaccgtaatattaaccttataattacaataataaacaatacaaaaaaaaggtgggtaagtggatgtcactctcctgtacagtagattacaagtgggtcactgtataattgatagtattaaatttcaattcaatgatataatattactgtataagaaaaacgattctgagcggagatggtatgtcagtctaggtatatgatatattacatacttatctataatattaaaaaaaaagattgacctataataggtatatataataaattccaaattaatcatatcacaatatccattatgtacattgtagttataacgcgttatacatcaaccaCAAATcgtagtactatcatagatatataatagtatactttagaagtttcaagtacccacgaataatattatgcaatcacaacaaaataactaaaatagttattctaagtttttaatatttaatttcggccaaatttgaacttaaaacgactataaaaataaactatgcttatgtattttttagattttttggtaacagaattaataacttacatggaatcttgttttaaattttcaattcttagttataaaagttgaacattttataaaataaattgttaactacaaaatgtttattcaaattcaaatttgataaattttatcaaaattcgatctttaaatgcttgtaaaaaaaaaaattatgcctaagtatttttaatatttttcaactgctattgtaacagtatatcgggagcgttgtattaaatgtttacactttttagccgaacagataaaactttattgatatttatagaaaaaaagactaaaaaaattgaaaactgacaatgtccgtaaacaggtcaaaaagagtcaaattattttatagtgtatagaaaaggctaatataaacattcagtgaaattttcaagtatctacaatcattggttttttaattacaacaaaataagaaaatcgttatatgagaaatcgagtgaatttcaaatgttgtaaaaatataaatttcaaacgctcataaaaatttaattttactttcttgtagacatttttttttttttgaaaaggggagacaaacatatgaggaatcttg
It contains:
- the LOC100163444 gene encoding probable multidrug resistance-associated protein lethal(2)03659 is translated as MDATSKEEKPSNPRAKANILEIITFSWIMKLIKNGLKKELDLIDLYTILEEDSSALLGNKLEKLWKEELINSKKKNQKPSFLRTLIQMFGAKFICTGILLTILEICLSIGISTIVGKIVIHFETNKSVHQSSDGIYLAIGLITVLLTRSILYNSFDMIISHIAMKIRVATCNIIYKKSLRLKSNSYDQASTGQIINLMSNDVNRFDISLLYVPFLWIGPIETIVVTYFLWQEVGVSSVLGVATLLIFIPLQIWLGSKTSEIRLQTAKRTDKRVHLMNEIISGLQVIKMYTWEPFFNNLTKYARKKEMNKIIESAYVKGILSSFFLCNTRISLFVNLFAYILFGNNITASKVFVITSYYNILRGTLTVALPPGIGLTAELLVSIKRIEDFLLHEENDKRVTIQTKSTDVCRKIINDGTVSNNISNENDTAVQSSNFGIVISNASAKWTDAQIDNTLENINLTVTPGRLVAIIGPVGAGKSSLIQAILQELPLVDGSISVHGIVSYASQEPWLFSGSVKQNIIFGSPMDKYRYNKVIDVCALKTDFEQFRYGDQTVVGERGLSLSGGQRARINLARAIYKQADIYLLDDPLSAVDTRVGKHLFEKCIKEYLKEKTCILITHQIQYLTSVDQIVLMENAKVTVEGSYQELQSSGLDFTKLLGSSMETVVLTENECKNEKSTIESSEVHSGHTAQKLSVSNVESPVEETETNDVHAEPVNMAETRSSGDVGFSIYSSYIFAGGRYCKVLSLLSVCIFTQVLASGSDYWITYWVDLEDHYFRVTEQFVATNNVTFATIQPTDGLMPWIVSRQTCVVVFAILTLLIIIFAFTELALMISICTTASSNLHNQMFNSISRATMNFLNKNPSGRILNRFSKDIGVIDETLPPIFVDVVQIGLTVVGILIVVGIVNYYLIPPTLVIIIVFFKMRKMYMTTTRNVKRLEGVARSPMFTHVNSSLQGLTTIRAFDVEQKLSQEFSSHQDLHSSAWYLFMSLSRAFGFWLDIVCIFYTSLVTFFFIFIVNDTHGGNVGLAITQAIGLAGMFQWVVRLSAELENQMTSVERVLEYTNVPQESALESAPNKKPSKEWPNKGQIIFSKLYLRYDPETPFVLKNITVTIEATEKIGIVGRTGAGKSSLIGALFRLALNEGSIIIDGIEIHELGLHDLRSNLSIIPQEPVLFSGTMRKNLDPFDEYSDHVLWEALNEVELKDVVEDLSDGLNSKIAEGGSNLSVGQRQLVCLARAIVRNNKILVLDEATANVDPQTDSLIQNTIRNKFRTCTVLTIAHRLITVMDSDKVIVMDGGTIVEFNHPYILLENKNGYLYKMVEQTDPNNAKLLHSIAAESFNRQQYADVNSN